The sequence AAGCTAACTGACTTTAAAACTCCATCTTTGCTGAGCACCGTCTGCTTTTTGGAAGAATATGACAGTTAAATTGATTTGCACAAACTACCGCCAGCTGGTGACCTTGTGAGGGTACTGGGCAGGTTTGTGTTGGCAGCTTAGCAGCTGGTAGTGAAGGATTTCCTGGTTAACCTCAGATAAACCTCAAAAGGATGTGGAAGGGTCTCCAGCTCACTTTGCCCACAACCTTCCAGCCACGCGTTTATTCATAATGTAAAGCAGTCTTTCATTATGGACAAACGCTAGCAAACCAGTTAAAGCCAAActttaaaagccacaaaaaaTGGGTTGAATTGGCGTGGTGAATAGTGCTGAACTACAATTTTGAATCAGTGTTGGTAACACTGAGGACAGTTTGTTGAATTCTTGTTATGCCACATTCAATTTCCTTTGTGAAAGCCTCAGTGACTCAGCTGTATGTATGCATTTATGCATATGAAGAGTTCTATCATTTCATTTACAATTTGCCCTCAATGCTTAGAAATCTTGATGTGGATAAAGGAGAAACTCCCCGAAGCGCCCTTTAACAGGGAGAAGGTttcagaaatgtcttcaaacaGAGACTTTCAATGGAACCACGTTGTTCTACTCCGAACCTTTCAACCTTGAGATGTAGATCTCCGCCTGTGCCAGGCTCAAACTTGGACATCTGACCTCACACTTTGACCCACATCCTCTCACTTATCCAGTGAGCCTCACCTTCGTAGACAAATCTGACGTTCTCCTCGTGTGCAGGAGTGAATCCCTCTGCTGGACTCTGGGTCTTCTGTGTGGCCGCACCGTTGTGGCGCTTCCCGTTCAGGCGATTGAACACAATCTTTGGGGGCGGAGAGCTGGAGAGGACACAAAAGAGCCGATTGCAGAGGAGCAGCTTGTGTTTCAGGAAAGTCGATATCACCAGAAAGCAAAGTTTGAGggtaagttaaaaaaaaaaacagtaaactgATTTTACTTTGACTGCTTAACATCATGCAGTTATGTATTTTGACCCCAGGCTGCGTCAAAGGTTTATTCATTCCACGTCCAAGAAAAACGATAACTTCAGGTCTACCTCTGCTTTCCACACAGCTTTGAACCGCAGAGGGCAGCCGGATTGTCTTTCAACTAACAAGGTACAGAACATGACCTTCTCTCTTTCAGAATATTTTAAAATTTCACATTGTGCAGCTAATCGTGCGCAACGGAAAGCAAAACCCATTCCAGTGCCTAAACTGTATCCATTCAACAAGAAAACTTGTGATGTTAATATTAGGTCATTACAACCTCAAAATGAACtccacatgacatattacacagtgtgattttcttttctttttaaacaaaagcCAAAAATGCAGAAGCACTGAGTGAATAAGCTGTTTTTGGCCTTATATAACACAACTGCCATCTTTcctcctttgtttttgttaacacACACCCGAATattccagaccagcaaactctCAAAGCTGATGACTTTATAGACGTTTTGGAATGATAAATGAATTAAGTGCATTTGATTAACTGCACTTGGCTGATAGGAATCCCCTCACTTGCCCCTTTATCGGGTACACAGAGCCAGTTACGCACATGAAAGCTTTGTGCAGCATGTAGTCGGGCGACTTGCTTCCGATGTTTTCCCATCTGagatatacatgtatatatatatgtatatatatataagttagCCTGTGACTTATTCCCAGCACCTGAAGAAAACGCTGGCGTAAAGGGAAGATCAGGTGAGATCCCGGGTGAGCCGTCGGTCTGACGGGCCGTTAACGCGCGGCCACAGGTGTCAGAGCCGCAGGCGACGCCACACAGTGTCAGTCCCCCAGCAGATGACACCTCCTGTCCGACCTGAGTCGATCAAGATGCCGCGTGAAAAGTTGTGTCCGATAATGGACGCCAGTCCCACCGAGGCGTTACATGATCGCTCTCCCGATGCACGTGCAAAGTATTTTGGGCCCCCACTGGTAAAACCGCAACacgcagaaaaaaaagaggctaaAATACAAgtaaatggattaaaaacactgaaaacggCTACTTACTTTGACGTGAGCCAAGACTTCGGTTTAAGTTTCAAGTCGTTGAATTTGCTCTCGATCTGTTGCGTTGGACCTGAGGGTGAAATTCAACAGTTGAGCTTGTTGTAGTTTTCATGCTCTGCACAGTTTGATCACCAAAAAGGTTCCGCACGGCTGATGCAACAACCCACCAAACTTTAACCGGTGCGCGTCTGAAAGCGCGGTGATGTTGGATTGCATCACGCTTTAGATAACACGCAGCCACTCACCTGTCCTCCGTTGCGTAACGAGTTTGCTGGGACCTCTGGTGATTGTGTACATCATGCCGCAAACCACAAGAAACCCCTGTAGCGTTAAAAATCAGGTCCGAACATCGAGGGTCAACAGCCGCTTCCAGTCCGCTCCTCCTGACGCAGCGCGTCTCGGTTTGTTGCCCAGGTCAGCTGCTCCAGAGTCGGCCTGAAACATGCGGGATACTCGCTGCGACTGGCTGCCCGCTGTGTGTTAatgcgcacacacaaacaggtgTTCGGCTGCGATGGACCGACGTCCGCTGCGTGTACTGTAGGTGGCGTGTAGGTCATTCAAGGAGAACGCAGGTCCAAATGCCGGGGAACATTTAAAGGAGGCGGGTCGGACACTTCCTGATGCACCGTGACAGTCCGGTCTGGACACACCGTCTGCTCTACACCGCCGGTACTGACAACCTGGCTGCGACCCGTCCGCTATCTGACAAACCACAAGGGCAAGACACTCAGTTTTTTCCTTAGTCAGGACGGTAAAGCTACATGCTCAACCATTACCAAGTTAGCCGCAATGACTAACAAGACTTCCGGTCTgagatttcaaaataaaaccccCCAGCGTCCCTCTCTTTCATAAGCATCGACATCACCAAGAGACGcttaaaacatgataaataaaacatgacTCCACGTGTAAACAACTGTCCTGAAAATAAAAACGTGGCatgtaagttttttttcttctaaatagCTAATTGAGCAAAAGATACGACACTTTTATTTATGATGCAAGAAGCCTCTAGGTGTGCAAGATGTTGGActgttttgtattttctttttctttttctaaaaaaaaccccaaacataCATCTTTCTATAGATTTTGGATCATGGTTAGGTTGGGGTATTCTGAGTGAGGGCCATAGCAAAGTGTGAATTTTGAGGTGTATTTTGAATCCTTATCCTGTTACAGAAGCTATCCTTTTTTTGTCATGGCCATCCTCTCTAACAGACAGTCAAATGTTGTAGATATGCTCTTCATTTCCTTCACATTCTGCAACAATTCTTCATACATTTGCTCATTGCAGACCAGAGGTTCCTTCGCGGGGcttgtttctaaaaaaaaatacaccggGTTGATTTAGTAGTTCATTTACAAACTTCTCAGATTCAATTCTAATATAAGGTACAGTAGATGGTTCTTCTAATAACTGTTCCGTGTAGGACATATTATTGCTGGCGTGGGTGCTCCGTGACAGACTGCA is a genomic window of Odontesthes bonariensis isolate fOdoBon6 chromosome 4, fOdoBon6.hap1, whole genome shotgun sequence containing:
- the mcrip2 gene encoding MAPK regulated corepressor interacting protein 2 codes for the protein MMYTITRGPSKLVTQRRTGPTQQIESKFNDLKLKPKSWLTSNSPPPKIVFNRLNGKRHNGAATQKTQSPAEGFTPAHEENVRFVYEVWQEVEQKMEDRNRGESADSQGPVQYTEKTPSAVMKNFVPIDLEEWWAQRFLANIANLS